One stretch of Streptococcus australis DNA includes these proteins:
- a CDS encoding class IIb bacteriocin, lactobin A/cerein 7B family, with translation MTNFDKMEQNFVALTEEELMDVDGGLIITAAGIILAGKVAGAVVTIGGALYGAGYAIGTALRP, from the coding sequence ATGACAAACTTTGACAAAATGGAACAGAACTTTGTAGCTCTTACTGAAGAAGAGTTGATGGATGTGGATGGGGGATTGATTATTACAGCAGCTGGAATTATTTTAGCAGGAAAAGTAGCAGGTGCTGTGGTTACAATTGGAGGAGCTCTTTATGGAGCAGGATATGCTATTGGAACAGCATTGCGACCTTAA
- a CDS encoding Blp family class II bacteriocin translates to MKQFQELSFQELEEVQGGVITLTIGTVVLVGWKAVAAYGAAATLAGGTLGLGVYNGYRGR, encoded by the coding sequence ATGAAACAATTTCAAGAATTATCTTTTCAAGAACTTGAAGAGGTTCAAGGTGGTGTTATTACATTAACGATAGGTACGGTAGTACTTGTAGGCTGGAAAGCAGTAGCAGCTTATGGTGCAGCGGCTACTTTAGCAGGAGGCACACTTGGATTGGGAGTCTATAATGGGTACAGAGGGCGTTAG
- a CDS encoding bacteriocin immunity protein — translation MNNHNLNLNTLLPKLATIVPLLAIALNLVLHVIRTGSLVSFDWKWTVVGLLASGYFGIFCKDLTKNNQNYKRSI, via the coding sequence ATGAACAATCACAACCTTAATCTCAATACACTCTTACCCAAATTAGCCACTATAGTTCCTTTGTTGGCTATAGCTCTCAATCTTGTACTTCATGTAATTCGTACAGGTTCATTAGTATCCTTTGATTGGAAATGGACTGTAGTTGGTTTACTTGCTTCGGGCTATTTTGGTATTTTTTGTAAGGATTTGACGAAAAATAATCAAAACTATAAAAGATCAATCTGA
- a CDS encoding bacteriocin immunity protein translates to MKVVQLLRKAWPETTVLFSSMAYLIIRIVADVNKIHLPTWFEYFDVPTISLFLMTFILLYRSEEKDNKW, encoded by the coding sequence ATGAAAGTTGTTCAATTACTACGAAAAGCTTGGCCAGAGACTACTGTATTATTTAGCTCGATGGCTTATCTAATTATTAGAATTGTAGCTGATGTAAACAAAATACATCTACCTACATGGTTTGAATATTTTGATGTGCCTACGATTTCATTATTCTTGATGACCTTTATCTTACTTTATAGAAGTGAAGAAAAAGATAACAAATGGTGA
- the comA gene encoding peptide cleavage/export ABC transporter ComA, producing the protein MKFGKRHYRPQVDQMDCGVASLAMVFGYYGSYYSLAHLRELAKTTMDGTTALGLVKVAEEIGFETRAIKADMTLFDLPDLTFPFVAHVLKEGKLLHYYVVTGQDKKTIHIADPDPGVKLTKISRERFAQEWTGVSLFMAPSPDYKPHKEKKQGLLSFLPILFKQRGLITNIVLATLLVTLINIVGSYYLQSIIDTYVPDQMRSTLGIISIGLVIVYILQQILSYAQEYLLLVLGQRLSIDVILSYIKHVFHLPMSFFATRRTGEIVSRFTDANSIIDALASTILSIFLDVSTILIISLVLFSQNITLFFISLLALPIYTVIIFAFMKPFEKMNRDTMEANAVLSSSIIEDINGIETIKSLTSESQRYQKIDKEFVAYLKKSFTYSRAESQQKALKKVAQLLLNVAVLWMGAVLVMDGKMSLGQLITYNTLLVYFTNPLENIINLQTKLQTAQVANNRLNEVYLVASEFEEKKTVEDLSMMKGDMTFKQVHYKYGYGRDVLSDINLTISQGSKVAFVGISGSGKTTLAKMMVNFYDPSQGEISLGGVNLNQIDKKALRQYINYLPQQPYVFNGTILENLLLGAKEGTTQEDVLRAVELAEIREDIERMPLNYQTELTSDGAGISGGQRQRIALARALLTDAPVLILDEATSSLDILTEKRIVDNLMALDKTLIFIAHRLTIAERTEKVVVLDQGKIVEEGNHAALLARGEFYAHLVNS; encoded by the coding sequence ATGAAATTTGGGAAAAGGCACTATCGTCCCCAGGTGGATCAGATGGATTGTGGCGTGGCTTCCTTGGCCATGGTCTTTGGCTACTATGGTAGTTATTACTCCTTGGCTCACTTGCGAGAGTTAGCTAAGACGACCATGGATGGGACGACGGCTTTGGGTCTTGTAAAGGTAGCAGAGGAGATTGGTTTTGAAACGCGAGCTATCAAGGCAGATATGACGCTCTTTGATCTGCCTGATTTGACCTTCCCTTTTGTGGCCCATGTGCTCAAGGAAGGGAAATTGCTCCACTATTATGTGGTGACAGGTCAGGACAAGAAGACGATCCATATCGCTGATCCAGATCCTGGTGTTAAGCTGACCAAGATTTCCCGTGAGCGATTTGCGCAAGAATGGACAGGGGTCAGTCTCTTTATGGCTCCGTCTCCAGACTATAAACCCCATAAGGAGAAAAAACAGGGGCTCCTATCCTTCTTGCCAATCTTATTCAAACAGCGTGGCTTAATCACCAATATCGTCCTAGCGACACTCTTGGTAACTCTGATCAATATTGTGGGCTCCTATTATCTACAGTCTATCATTGATACCTATGTGCCAGATCAGATGCGCTCGACCTTGGGCATCATCTCAATAGGACTGGTCATCGTCTATATCCTTCAGCAGATCTTGTCTTATGCGCAGGAATACCTTTTACTTGTTCTGGGGCAACGGTTGTCAATTGACGTGATTTTGTCCTACATCAAGCATGTTTTTCACCTGCCGATGTCATTTTTCGCGACACGCAGGACAGGAGAAATCGTGTCTCGCTTTACGGACGCCAATAGTATCATCGATGCGCTAGCGTCGACCATTCTTTCTATCTTTTTGGATGTGTCGACGATTTTGATTATCTCGCTTGTCTTGTTTTCACAAAACATAACGCTCTTTTTCATTAGTCTGCTTGCACTTCCTATTTATACGGTGATTATCTTTGCCTTTATGAAGCCTTTTGAAAAGATGAATCGGGACACTATGGAAGCCAATGCGGTTCTGTCCTCTTCTATCATCGAGGACATCAACGGTATTGAGACTATTAAGTCTTTGACCAGTGAAAGCCAGCGTTACCAAAAGATTGACAAGGAATTTGTAGCTTATCTGAAAAAATCCTTTACCTATAGTCGGGCAGAAAGCCAGCAAAAGGCCCTGAAAAAAGTTGCCCAGCTCCTGCTCAATGTTGCCGTTCTCTGGATGGGAGCAGTACTCGTTATGGATGGAAAAATGAGTTTGGGGCAATTGATTACCTATAATACTTTGCTTGTTTACTTTACCAATCCTTTGGAAAATATCATAAACCTGCAAACCAAACTTCAGACAGCGCAGGTTGCCAATAACCGTCTGAATGAGGTTTATCTGGTCGCTTCGGAGTTTGAGGAGAAGAAAACAGTCGAAGATCTGAGTATGATGAAGGGAGATATGACCTTTAAGCAAGTCCACTATAAGTATGGCTATGGTCGTGATGTTTTGTCGGATATCAATTTGACGATTTCGCAAGGTTCTAAGGTAGCTTTTGTCGGGATTTCAGGGTCAGGCAAGACTACCTTGGCCAAGATGATGGTTAATTTTTACGACCCTAGTCAGGGAGAGATTAGTCTGGGTGGTGTCAATCTCAATCAGATTGATAAAAAAGCCTTGCGCCAGTATATCAACTATCTACCTCAACAGCCCTATGTCTTTAACGGAACGATTTTGGAGAATCTTCTCCTTGGAGCCAAAGAAGGGACGACACAGGAGGATGTTCTGCGAGCAGTCGAGTTAGCTGAGATTCGGGAAGATATTGAGCGGATGCCATTGAATTACCAGACAGAGTTGACTTCGGATGGGGCTGGAATTTCTGGTGGGCAACGGCAGCGAATCGCTCTGGCGCGTGCTCTTTTAACGGATGCTCCTGTTCTGATATTGGACGAGGCGACCAGCAGTCTGGATATCTTGACAGAAAAGCGGATTGTGGATAATCTTATGGCTTTAGACAAGACCTTGATTTTCATTGCTCACCGCTTGACCATTGCTGAGCGGACAGAGAAGGTTGTTGTCTTGGATCAGGGCAAGATTGTCGAAGAAGGCAACCATGCAGCCTTGCTTGCCCGAGGTGAATTTTACGCCCATTTGGTCAATAGCTAG
- the comB gene encoding competence pheromone export protein ComB, whose protein sequence is MKPEFLESAEFYNRRYHNFSSRVILPMSLLLVFLFGFAVFAEKEISLFTRATVEPSRIIANIQSTSNQRIVANYLEENKLVKQGDLLVQYQQGAEAVQAEAYANQLEMLKDQKKQLGYLQSSLKEGTDQFPEADKFGYQEMFRDYLSQASSLRSNVSQQNANISSQNAAASQSQAEIGNLISQTQDKIRDYKTAKSAIEAGAQLDSQNAAYSFYQTYKNQGGEDPQAKSQVIAQVDAQIDQLESSLATYRVQYAGSGAQQAYASGLDSQLESLKSQHLVKVGQELTLLEQKILEAESGKKVQGGLLDKGKITASEDGVLHLNPETSDSTMVAEGTLLAQLYPALEKEGKTKLTAYLSSKDVARLKVGDSVRFTTSKDANKELVLVSAITNIDATATKTDKGNFFKIEAETSLTPEQAEKLRYGSEGRLTLITGKKSYLRYYWDQFLNRE, encoded by the coding sequence ATGAAACCAGAATTTTTAGAAAGTGCGGAGTTTTATAATCGTCGTTATCATAATTTTTCCAGTCGGGTGATTTTACCCATGTCGCTTCTGCTCGTGTTTCTATTTGGATTTGCAGTCTTTGCAGAGAAGGAGATTAGTTTGTTTACCAGAGCCACTGTCGAACCTAGTCGGATCATTGCCAACATCCAGTCGACAAGCAATCAACGCATTGTGGCTAATTATCTAGAAGAGAACAAACTAGTCAAGCAGGGGGATCTACTCGTTCAGTACCAGCAAGGGGCGGAAGCTGTTCAAGCTGAAGCATACGCCAATCAGTTGGAGATGTTAAAGGATCAAAAAAAGCAGTTAGGGTATTTGCAATCCAGTTTGAAAGAGGGAACTGATCAATTTCCAGAGGCGGATAAGTTTGGATATCAGGAGATGTTTCGAGACTATCTCAGCCAAGCTAGTAGTCTTAGGAGCAATGTTTCGCAGCAAAATGCCAACATCTCCTCGCAGAATGCGGCGGCAAGTCAGAGCCAGGCCGAGATTGGCAATCTTATCAGTCAAACACAGGATAAAATTCGAGATTATAAAACAGCTAAGTCGGCGATTGAAGCAGGAGCTCAACTGGATAGTCAAAATGCAGCCTACTCATTTTATCAGACCTATAAAAATCAAGGTGGAGAAGATCCGCAAGCTAAATCGCAAGTTATTGCACAGGTGGATGCACAAATCGACCAGCTAGAGTCTAGTTTAGCTACTTATCGTGTGCAGTATGCGGGTTCTGGAGCTCAACAAGCCTACGCAAGTGGATTGGATAGTCAGCTTGAATCCCTCAAGTCTCAGCACCTAGTTAAAGTTGGACAGGAATTAACCCTTTTGGAGCAGAAAATTTTAGAAGCAGAGTCGGGTAAGAAAGTCCAAGGAGGTCTGCTGGACAAGGGGAAAATTACAGCAAGCGAGGACGGGGTGCTTCACCTTAATCCTGAAACCAGTGATTCTACCATGGTTGCAGAAGGCACCTTGCTCGCTCAACTCTACCCAGCCTTGGAAAAAGAAGGCAAAACCAAACTCACAGCTTATCTCAGTTCAAAAGATGTTGCAAGGCTCAAGGTCGGTGATTCTGTTCGTTTCACTACAAGCAAAGATGCCAACAAAGAGCTCGTTCTTGTTTCTGCTATTACGAATATTGATGCGACAGCTACCAAGACTGATAAGGGAAATTTCTTTAAAATAGAGGCGGAGACCAGTCTGACTCCTGAGCAGGCAGAAAAACTTCGCTATGGTTCAGAAGGGCGTTTGACGCTAATCACAGGAAAGAAAAGTTATTTGCGCTATTATTGGGATCAATTTTTGAACAGAGAATAA